The Acetivibrio saccincola genome window below encodes:
- a CDS encoding methyl-accepting chemotaxis protein — protein MFKKMSIRNKIWVAIAIPVCVIIISLIIFTISMNSIVGGIQTNVHQQGMESLNLILNADRDMYQALNIIQEMSNENPNSAKYREKTNEYREEINQTRNRILEAESILLQNQKLWDGYTHQGTGRKIFYNFNMLKEKFSLWVDELESLINSGSLDDMYETNLFQNFNSARGHMDEIGEIINYAIESEIHAYVASKNTALSIIIFLTIIGLAIVVFVSLKIVSNITGPLKEAEKMLSELSKGHLGYRIESESEDEIGNMIRIMNNFADNLKKELVDVMKQISEGNLSVSAMIVDEGDEIGPAIKNIIDSLKELINETNRLTEAAKEGNLTVRGNYDNLKGAYADIVKGINNTLDEVIEPIEEAKHVLGKMALNDYTTGMSDKYKGTMKEFADDLNKLRNTLLYVQQDLISLSQGDMSRLNEIKKYGQLSENDKLLPSVLAVYQSIEDIINEINFLTKSALEGELSVRGDVDKFKGGYRDIVDGFNKTIDAIVAPIEEAACVLQELASGNLTETMKGEYKGDHAIIKNSMNMAIESFSKLLGEIRNSSEQVALSAQQLSSSSQTLSQGSTEQASSIEEITSSMEQISAQTNNNASNANEANKLAEQAKEYAKIGNEKMKEMINSMAEINESSANISKIIKVIDEIAFQTNILALNAAVEAARAGQYGKGFAVVADEVRNLAARSADAAKETTAMIENSIERVEYGTKITNDTAEALKSIVESVENAACLVSEIAAASNEQASGIAQINQAIMQVSQVIQTNSATAEEGASASEELSGQAELLNEMVRKFKIKTVGRKMDELDSETLNLINSLKNNTEYDEKNKNKKINLKDEDYGKY, from the coding sequence ATGTTCAAAAAAATGAGTATACGCAATAAAATATGGGTTGCAATTGCTATACCGGTATGTGTAATAATTATATCCCTAATTATATTTACAATAAGTATGAATTCTATAGTCGGGGGGATACAAACCAATGTCCACCAGCAAGGGATGGAAAGCCTTAATTTAATTTTAAATGCGGACAGGGATATGTATCAGGCATTAAATATAATCCAGGAAATGAGCAATGAAAATCCAAATAGTGCAAAATATAGAGAAAAGACAAATGAGTACAGGGAAGAGATTAACCAGACCCGGAACAGAATTTTAGAAGCAGAAAGCATATTACTGCAAAATCAAAAGCTATGGGATGGATATACCCACCAAGGCACAGGAAGGAAAATTTTTTATAATTTTAATATGCTGAAAGAAAAGTTTTCATTGTGGGTGGATGAGTTGGAGTCATTAATAAATTCAGGTAGCCTTGATGATATGTATGAGACCAACCTCTTCCAAAATTTCAATTCCGCAAGGGGACATATGGATGAAATAGGAGAAATAATTAATTATGCAATAGAAAGCGAAATACATGCATATGTGGCATCAAAAAATACGGCATTATCAATTATAATATTCCTTACTATAATTGGCTTGGCAATTGTTGTTTTTGTATCCTTAAAAATAGTTTCAAACATCACCGGACCGCTGAAGGAAGCTGAAAAAATGCTTTCAGAGTTAAGCAAGGGGCATTTAGGATACAGGATAGAATCAGAATCAGAAGATGAAATAGGTAATATGATAAGAATAATGAATAATTTTGCAGATAATCTTAAAAAAGAACTTGTAGATGTTATGAAACAAATTTCTGAAGGAAATTTAAGTGTATCTGCTATGATAGTTGATGAAGGTGATGAAATAGGACCGGCAATTAAAAATATAATAGATTCTTTAAAAGAACTTATAAATGAGACAAACAGGCTGACAGAGGCGGCAAAAGAAGGTAACTTAACCGTCCGGGGCAATTATGACAACTTAAAAGGTGCATATGCTGATATTGTAAAAGGAATAAACAATACCCTTGATGAAGTTATTGAGCCTATAGAGGAGGCAAAACATGTTCTTGGCAAAATGGCTTTAAATGATTATACAACCGGAATGAGTGACAAATACAAAGGAACCATGAAAGAATTTGCCGATGATTTAAATAAGCTGAGAAATACTTTATTGTACGTGCAGCAAGACCTTATAAGCCTTTCTCAGGGAGACATGAGCAGATTAAATGAAATTAAAAAATATGGGCAACTTTCTGAAAATGACAAGCTGTTGCCGTCAGTTTTAGCAGTTTATCAGTCAATTGAAGATATAATAAATGAAATAAATTTCTTGACAAAATCTGCTTTAGAAGGAGAGCTTTCTGTACGTGGAGATGTGGATAAATTTAAAGGTGGCTACAGGGATATAGTTGATGGTTTTAACAAAACAATTGATGCTATAGTGGCGCCAATTGAAGAGGCGGCATGTGTTTTACAGGAATTGGCGTCAGGTAACCTTACAGAAACCATGAAAGGTGAATATAAAGGTGACCATGCAATTATTAAAAATTCTATGAATATGGCAATAGAATCATTTAGCAAACTGTTAGGAGAAATTAGAAATTCATCTGAACAAGTGGCATTAAGTGCACAGCAGCTTTCCAGTTCAAGCCAGACTCTTTCCCAAGGTTCTACAGAGCAGGCAAGCTCGATTGAAGAAATAACATCATCCATGGAGCAGATTTCAGCACAGACAAATAATAATGCAAGCAATGCAAACGAAGCAAATAAATTGGCAGAACAAGCCAAAGAGTATGCAAAGATAGGAAATGAGAAGATGAAGGAAATGATTAATTCAATGGCAGAGATTAACGAATCTTCCGCTAATATTTCAAAGATTATAAAGGTTATTGATGAAATAGCTTTCCAGACTAATATACTGGCATTAAACGCAGCTGTAGAGGCAGCAAGGGCCGGACAGTATGGAAAAGGATTTGCAGTGGTTGCTGATGAAGTCAGGAATCTTGCTGCAAGAAGTGCAGATGCTGCAAAGGAAACAACTGCAATGATTGAAAATTCCATTGAAAGAGTTGAATATGGAACAAAAATTACAAATGATACAGCAGAAGCACTAAAAAGCATTGTAGAAAGTGTTGAAAACGCAGCATGTTTGGTTAGCGAAATAGCCGCAGCTTCAAATGAACAGGCATCAGGAATAGCTCAAATAAATCAGGCAATTATGCAGGTGTCCCAGGTGATACAAACTAATTCAGCAACGGCAGAGGAAGGTGCATCTGCAAGTGAAGAATTGTCAGGACAAGCAGAACTTTTAAACGAAATGGTTAGAAAATTCAAAATAAAGACAGTTGGCAGAAAGATGGATGAACTTGACTCAGAGACATTAAACCTCATCAATTCGCTAAAAAATAACACTGAATACGATGAAAAGAACAAGAACAAGAAGATTAATTTAAAAGATGAGGATTATGGGAAATATTAA
- a CDS encoding glycoside hydrolase family 11 protein encodes MKQKATVLLAIIMCMTILVMPNVQARTVTSNEIGTHGGYDFEFWVDSGSGSMTLKDGGAFSCQWSNINNILFRKGRKFDQTKTHQQLGNIVVEYAADYRPNGNSYLCIYGWTVDPLVEYYIIESWGNWRPPGAQSKGMITVDGGTYDIYETTRVNQPSIIGTATFQQYWSVRTSKKTSGTVSVSQHFRAWESMGMKMGKMYEVATTVEGYQSSGSADVYKNVITIGGSIPNDPIDPVEPGGPGGSTMPENNGPNSRDAFSIIEAEEYNAYSSSSMEIIGTGSGEGIGYIESGNTLTFKNINFGSGASKFTANVASDVDNPTTIDIRIGSSTGTRIGSLQVGSTGGWNDYTELSTNITSVTGVNDIVLVFSGPVNIDWFTFTKGSGSDPVPTVGPGPVIKFGDLNGDGIIDSMDAALLNRYVMEISTSIPKIDAADLNGDGLINSMDATLLSRYILEVIDKFPAEDKAPVPTPTPTSEPREVKIMPLGDSITDGFNVPGGYRIKLWDLIVSNGYKVDFVGSQSNGPAQLPDKDHEGYSGWRTGQISERINGWMDAAKPDIVLLHIGTNDVTAGNTSPNELGALIDKICAKLPPGGKLYVAQIIPLSFRDVRPLNQYLVSVVNSKASAGLPVYLVDMYSALTLNDLADGIHPSRTGYDKMAEVWFEAIRNDLSR; translated from the coding sequence ATGAAACAAAAGGCAACAGTACTTTTGGCAATCATAATGTGTATGACAATTTTAGTTATGCCAAATGTACAAGCACGTACTGTAACATCAAATGAAATAGGCACACACGGGGGATATGACTTTGAATTTTGGGTAGATTCCGGTTCAGGGTCTATGACTTTAAAAGACGGCGGGGCTTTTAGCTGTCAGTGGAGTAATATAAACAATATATTATTCCGTAAAGGCCGCAAATTTGACCAAACCAAGACACATCAACAACTTGGTAATATTGTGGTGGAATACGCAGCTGACTACCGTCCAAATGGAAACTCATACCTATGTATCTACGGTTGGACAGTTGATCCCCTGGTAGAGTACTATATCATTGAAAGCTGGGGCAACTGGCGTCCTCCGGGAGCACAGTCAAAGGGTATGATTACAGTGGACGGCGGTACATACGACATTTATGAGACTACAAGGGTTAACCAGCCTTCCATTATAGGTACTGCAACTTTCCAACAGTATTGGAGTGTTAGAACATCTAAAAAAACAAGCGGTACTGTATCTGTAAGCCAGCACTTCAGAGCTTGGGAAAGCATGGGCATGAAAATGGGTAAAATGTATGAAGTTGCTACTACAGTAGAGGGATACCAGAGCAGCGGTTCTGCAGACGTTTATAAAAACGTAATTACCATTGGCGGAAGTATACCTAACGACCCAATAGACCCAGTGGAACCAGGAGGTCCAGGTGGTTCTACAATGCCGGAGAATAACGGTCCTAACTCAAGAGACGCTTTCTCAATAATTGAAGCAGAAGAATACAACGCTTACAGTTCTTCAAGCATGGAAATTATAGGAACTGGCAGCGGAGAAGGTATAGGCTATATAGAAAGCGGAAACACACTTACATTTAAAAATATAAATTTTGGCAGCGGAGCAAGTAAGTTTACTGCAAATGTTGCATCTGATGTGGATAATCCTACAACAATTGATATAAGAATAGGAAGTTCAACAGGAACACGCATAGGTTCTTTACAAGTGGGTTCAACAGGAGGTTGGAATGACTATACAGAGCTTTCCACAAACATAACTTCTGTTACAGGGGTAAATGATATTGTATTGGTATTTTCAGGTCCTGTAAATATTGACTGGTTTACTTTTACAAAGGGAAGCGGAAGTGATCCGGTACCTACCGTGGGGCCAGGTCCTGTAATTAAATTTGGTGATTTAAACGGTGATGGTATAATTGACTCTATGGATGCAGCGTTGCTTAACAGATACGTTATGGAGATTTCAACTTCCATACCCAAAATTGATGCTGCTGACTTAAACGGGGACGGCCTAATTAACTCTATGGACGCAACATTACTTAGCAGATACATATTGGAAGTAATTGACAAATTCCCTGCAGAAGATAAGGCACCGGTGCCAACGCCAACACCAACATCAGAACCCAGGGAAGTAAAAATAATGCCTTTGGGAGATTCAATAACTGACGGCTTTAATGTTCCGGGCGGATACCGTATCAAACTGTGGGATCTTATTGTAAGCAACGGATATAAAGTGGATTTTGTAGGTTCTCAATCCAATGGACCTGCACAGCTTCCGGATAAAGACCATGAAGGTTATTCCGGCTGGAGAACAGGACAGATTTCCGAAAGAATTAACGGATGGATGGATGCAGCAAAACCTGATATAGTACTTTTACATATCGGCACCAATGATGTTACTGCCGGTAATACAAGCCCCAATGAATTAGGTGCATTAATTGATAAAATATGTGCAAAATTACCACCGGGAGGAAAACTTTATGTTGCTCAGATAATTCCATTATCTTTTAGAGATGTGCGACCTCTTAACCAGTATCTTGTCAGTGTTGTAAACAGCAAAGCAAGTGCAGGGTTGCCGGTGTATTTAGTTGACATGTACAGTGCTCTTACACTTAATGACTTGGCAGACGGTATTCATCCTAGCAGAACCGGTTACGATAAAATGGCAGAAGTTTGGTTTGAAGCTATCCGCAATGATTTATCCAGATAG
- a CDS encoding carbohydrate binding domain-containing protein, protein MKRKSSFLVMMVLLISWLLPANVLTVYGEEFLPLGEKILFQDFEDGDTGNWTAKPWGDGGEIGIYDWGDNKSLVLSDRSSSESQPFLNITNLMKSGKKYNMSMKLRLEEGTGEYHITAKVASEEEENYIWIVGNREVTSEDWTVFEL, encoded by the coding sequence ATGAAAAGAAAGAGTAGCTTTTTAGTAATGATGGTACTTTTAATTAGTTGGTTACTGCCGGCAAACGTTCTAACTGTATACGGGGAAGAGTTTTTACCTTTAGGGGAAAAGATTTTATTCCAAGACTTTGAAGATGGAGACACAGGAAACTGGACAGCGAAGCCGTGGGGAGACGGCGGGGAAATTGGTATTTATGACTGGGGTGACAATAAATCTTTAGTACTTTCAGACAGAAGCTCAAGTGAGAGCCAGCCATTCTTAAACATAACAAATCTTATGAAATCAGGCAAGAAATACAACATGTCGATGAAATTGAGACTGGAAGAAGGAACAGGTGAATACCACATTACTGCTAAAGTGGCTTCAGAAGAGGAAGAGAATTATATCTGGATAGTAGGAAACAGGGAAGTTACTTCTGAAGACTGGACGGTTTTTGAGTTGTAG
- a CDS encoding DDE-type integrase/transposase/recombinase gives MLSEEVRNAIALKRFSLISPILNGQVNNRKDYYAQISSKPVEMPHYGIRKYSPKTIESWYCDYMRGGLDALKPGYRKDRGNCRKIDTELAEKILETKRKYPKAPTTIIYDKLIKKGILKEGQISLTTLYRFLKFSNHESIYETEEKKEIKRFAHQYINELWYGDLMYGPYIQEGRKKRATYLLAYIDDASRLVPHGEFYYTQNLESLRHSFKEAVLKRGIPSLLYTDNGKIYRSQQFEFMCADVGCALIHSKPFVAHSRGKIERFFLTVRKRFLSQLNMNKIKSLEDLNFEFWKWLDEDYHKKPHSSLKGVTPLDFFMSQASRIKQCTDPAQLEEKLLLRVKRKINHDGTFSINNILYETDIKFAGLRVEVRYDPQRLDIPFWPVFIYYEGKKIGEALQVNFHDNAHMKRRGRPKNSELIVDLQNNEVSVTHADMPKSKQTISFKTIMEGEK, from the coding sequence ATGTTAAGTGAAGAGGTAAGAAATGCCATTGCGTTAAAAAGATTTTCACTGATAAGTCCGATCCTAAATGGACAAGTGAATAATCGTAAGGACTATTATGCTCAAATTTCATCAAAACCCGTAGAAATGCCACACTATGGCATAAGAAAATATTCACCTAAAACAATAGAGTCCTGGTACTGTGATTACATGCGTGGAGGATTGGATGCATTAAAACCCGGATACCGGAAAGACAGGGGTAATTGTAGAAAAATAGATACAGAACTTGCTGAAAAAATCCTTGAGACGAAAAGAAAATATCCTAAAGCGCCTACTACAATCATCTATGATAAACTAATAAAAAAAGGCATATTAAAAGAAGGGCAAATATCACTTACCACACTATACAGGTTTTTAAAATTTTCAAATCATGAAAGCATTTATGAAACTGAAGAGAAAAAAGAAATTAAAAGATTTGCACATCAATATATAAATGAGTTGTGGTATGGGGATTTAATGTATGGACCTTACATACAGGAAGGCAGGAAGAAAAGAGCCACATACTTATTAGCATATATAGATGATGCATCAAGACTTGTACCTCACGGAGAATTTTACTATACACAAAATTTAGAATCGTTAAGGCATTCATTTAAAGAAGCGGTGTTAAAAAGAGGCATACCTTCCTTGCTCTATACGGACAATGGGAAGATTTACCGTTCACAGCAGTTTGAATTTATGTGCGCGGACGTAGGATGCGCTCTTATACATTCGAAACCCTTTGTTGCACATAGCCGGGGAAAAATAGAAAGGTTCTTTTTAACAGTTAGAAAAAGATTTTTATCCCAACTTAATATGAATAAAATTAAGAGTTTAGAAGACCTGAATTTTGAGTTTTGGAAATGGCTTGATGAGGATTACCATAAGAAGCCTCATTCATCACTTAAAGGGGTAACACCGTTAGACTTTTTTATGTCACAGGCTTCAAGAATAAAACAATGTACTGACCCTGCACAGTTAGAAGAAAAGCTTCTTTTACGTGTAAAACGCAAAATTAACCATGACGGCACATTTTCCATAAACAATATACTGTATGAAACTGACATTAAGTTTGCAGGTTTAAGAGTTGAAGTCAGATATGACCCTCAACGGCTTGACATACCTTTTTGGCCGGTATTCATATACTATGAAGGCAAGAAAATCGGTGAAGCCTTGCAGGTTAATTTTCATGACAATGCCCATATGAAACGAAGGGGCAGACCTAAAAATTCTGAGTTAATAGTGGATTTACAAAATAACGAAGTATCTGTAACACATGCTGACATGCCTAAATCAAAACAAACAATTTCATTTAAAACAATTATGGAAGGAGAGAAATAA
- a CDS encoding ExeA family protein — protein MFRQFFGLKYNPFGKEIDISDVYESEDIKELNSRFKYIQNIRGMFLLVGEPGMGKSTALRKFSAGLNPGLYKPCYFSLSTVTVMDFYRGLLISLGEVPSHKKVTMFHQIQQAIMSLYYNQKITPVIILDEVQMLSNSILEELRLLFNFKMDSENPFILILSGQSQIRNKLQLAVNAPLKQRIAVKYVMQGLKPEELSDYIFTRLKSAGLHENIFTQAAIEAIYSASKGVPRLVNSLATSSLMYACSIKQKHVDEEIVYQGQKDFDI, from the coding sequence ATGTTCAGACAGTTTTTTGGACTAAAATACAATCCTTTTGGAAAAGAAATTGATATTTCTGATGTTTATGAAAGTGAAGATATTAAGGAATTAAATTCAAGATTTAAATATATTCAAAACATCCGGGGAATGTTTCTTTTAGTCGGTGAACCGGGAATGGGAAAATCCACCGCCTTAAGAAAATTTTCAGCCGGGTTAAATCCGGGACTTTACAAACCCTGCTATTTTTCTCTCTCAACAGTTACCGTTATGGATTTTTACCGGGGTCTTTTAATATCTTTAGGAGAAGTGCCTTCACATAAGAAGGTTACAATGTTTCATCAGATACAACAAGCAATAATGTCTTTGTACTATAATCAAAAAATTACTCCGGTTATTATCCTTGACGAGGTACAGATGCTGTCAAACAGCATACTTGAAGAATTAAGGCTTTTATTTAACTTTAAAATGGACTCTGAAAATCCTTTTATATTAATATTGTCGGGGCAATCGCAAATCAGGAACAAATTACAGTTAGCGGTAAATGCACCTTTAAAGCAGCGTATAGCCGTAAAATACGTAATGCAGGGGTTAAAGCCTGAGGAACTTTCAGACTATATTTTTACAAGGCTAAAGTCTGCCGGTTTACATGAAAATATATTTACCCAGGCTGCAATTGAAGCTATTTATTCTGCATCAAAAGGCGTACCCCGCCTTGTTAACAGTCTTGCAACCTCAAGCCTTATGTATGCTTGTTCAATAAAGCAAAAGCATGTAGATGAAGAAATCGTATACCAAGGACAAAAAGATTTTGATATCTAA
- a CDS encoding IS3 family transposase (programmed frameshift), with protein MTKNQYSDEFKEQIIKECQETGNVALVARRHEIATTTIHTWLKKQRQRGSVKPLPKAKEERYKAMEKQLKEVSTENDRLKRLLAEKELQLAILKDLMNCKNPPVTGRVAIAKRWIEKGYNATTVLNSVGLAASTYYYNITKESKGEQTSTKKQTGRKIPGYSLNKKGEKIPDELIKEYLCELIAGDGFPYGYKKLKYCLKKDYKLVINHKKVYRLCKELDILRPQRKIYPKRPKKLAKREKITGPNQLWQMDLKYGYIAGTSQFFFQLSAIDVFDRSIVGYHVGLSATAKDACRVLINALKKRNLTPGMKMPVIRTDNGPQFIAKLFKETCDRWNIKHERIPVKTPNMNAYIESFHSILEDECYSRHEFDSFMEVYGAISEYIDYYNNRRRHSSIKYMAPNEFYKAFTKGQLANSVQPLIA; from the exons GTGACAAAAAATCAGTACAGTGATGAATTTAAAGAACAAATTATAAAAGAATGTCAGGAGACAGGCAACGTAGCTCTAGTAGCCCGGAGGCATGAGATAGCAACAACTACTATCCATACCTGGCTGAAAAAACAACGCCAAAGAGGTTCCGTAAAACCTCTGCCCAAAGCAAAAGAAGAACGGTACAAAGCCATGGAAAAACAGCTTAAAGAAGTAAGTACAGAAAATGACAGATTAAAACGTCTTCTTGCCGAGAAAGAACTACAATTGGCAATTCTAAAGGACTTGATGAATTGTAAAAACCCTC CGGTAACCGGCAGAGTTGCCATTGCTAAGAGGTGGATAGAAAAGGGATACAACGCAACTACTGTTCTCAACTCTGTCGGTCTAGCTGCATCCACCTATTACTACAACATCACTAAAGAAAGCAAAGGGGAACAAACATCAACAAAAAAGCAGACGGGACGTAAAATACCAGGCTATTCACTGAACAAAAAGGGAGAAAAGATACCGGATGAACTTATCAAAGAATACCTTTGTGAGCTTATAGCCGGTGATGGTTTTCCCTATGGATATAAAAAACTTAAGTATTGCTTAAAAAAGGATTATAAACTAGTAATCAATCACAAAAAAGTCTACCGGCTTTGCAAAGAACTTGATATTTTACGTCCCCAGCGAAAAATATATCCCAAACGTCCTAAGAAGCTCGCTAAACGAGAGAAAATAACTGGCCCTAATCAGCTTTGGCAAATGGATTTAAAGTATGGCTACATTGCCGGAACCAGTCAATTTTTCTTCCAACTATCAGCCATAGATGTATTTGATAGATCGATAGTAGGTTACCATGTAGGATTAAGCGCCACGGCAAAGGATGCCTGCAGGGTACTTATAAATGCCCTTAAAAAACGTAACTTAACTCCCGGTATGAAAATGCCGGTGATAAGAACAGACAATGGGCCCCAATTTATTGCTAAACTGTTTAAAGAAACTTGTGATAGATGGAATATAAAGCATGAAAGAATTCCTGTAAAAACACCTAATATGAATGCCTATATAGAGTCATTCCACTCTATTCTAGAAGATGAATGCTACAGCCGCCATGAATTTGACAGCTTTATGGAAGTATATGGGGCTATTAGTGAATACATTGATTACTACAACAATAGGCGTAGACATAGCAGTATAAAGTATATGGCTCCTAATGAGTTTTACAAAGCCTTTACAAAAGGGCAATTAGCTAACTCAGTCCAACCTCTTATCGCCTAA
- a CDS encoding distal tail protein Dit: protein MGFIYNGISSQSMKIRARLTKWQVSPALRNSFETVPGKAGIADFGCDISERNIIISCSVLPQRSFAELVSVLDNVAEWLNPENGLKQLVIDDLPDRYFMARLSEAVDCERILRTAGSFELRFVCPDPYVYALEDEIFVLSETGLHELERVKGNTDSNPVYLLKGLISTSSSSYISLITNGEELLIVGSLSEGETLIVDSGMVTAKVIDETGRTLRNGLPSLQDLNFPILRKGVNHIEIAAENATFTELKIQAKSRWR from the coding sequence ATGGGATTTATCTACAATGGAATATCGTCGCAAAGTATGAAAATACGAGCAAGACTTACCAAATGGCAGGTCTCCCCTGCCCTGCGCAATTCCTTTGAAACTGTGCCGGGCAAAGCAGGTATTGCAGATTTTGGCTGCGACATATCAGAACGAAACATAATAATTAGCTGTAGTGTGCTTCCCCAGCGCAGTTTTGCTGAGCTTGTATCGGTTCTTGATAATGTTGCAGAATGGTTAAATCCGGAAAACGGGCTTAAGCAACTTGTTATAGATGATTTGCCCGACCGATATTTCATGGCTCGCTTATCAGAAGCGGTTGACTGTGAGCGGATATTGCGGACAGCGGGCAGCTTTGAACTTCGGTTTGTTTGTCCCGACCCGTATGTTTACGCGTTGGAAGATGAGATATTTGTTCTTTCTGAAACAGGTCTGCATGAGTTGGAGAGGGTTAAAGGAAATACGGATTCCAATCCGGTTTATCTCTTGAAGGGTTTGATATCAACGTCCTCATCAAGCTATATTTCGCTTATTACAAACGGCGAGGAATTGCTAATTGTTGGCTCATTATCTGAAGGTGAAACTCTGATTGTCGACTCCGGCATGGTAACAGCTAAGGTTATTGATGAAACAGGCCGAACCTTGAGAAATGGTCTTCCCAGCCTGCAGGATCTGAATTTTCCAATTCTCAGGAAAGGTGTTAATCATATTGAGATTGCCGCAGAAAACGCGACCTTTACTGAGTTAAAAATACAGGCAAAAAGCAGATGGAGGTGA